tgatgctgaagctgaaactccaatactttggccatctgatgtgaagagccgactcatttgaaaagaccctgatgctgggaaagactgaaggcaggaggaaaaggggacaacagaggacaagttggttggatggcatgccCGACTTGATAGACacgagtttgggcaaactctgtgagttgttgatggacagggaagcctgacgtgctgtagtccatggggtcacaaagagttggacacaactaaatgactgaactgaatattctgtcATACTACTCTACAATTAAATTATGTCATACTACTCTACACCAcaagatattaatatatacaacACATATAAGTCTTAAAAATGTACTAAGCAGAAAGTCAAAGACTATATATTGTATGGTCCTGCTTatagaaattctagaaaaagCAAACCATAGTGAGAAAAGCATATCAGTTGTTGCCTGGGATCAAGGCTTGGGAGAGAGGATTAACTACAAAGAAGCATAAAGAAACTTCGGGGTGATggaaattttccatattttgattGTGGTTTAAGTTACACAAATGGACACAATTACCAAAATTCATCAAACTTACACTTAAAATGAGTGGATTTTATTGTACGTAAattataccacaataaaaagaagTCGGTGAAAAAGGAGTCTTTAGGTATATGTCTGAGAACATAAATCTACTGCGCGTGGGGTCAGGTAAGCAGTTCAAATCCAAATTAATTACTCCAAAGTAGAACTTCATCCTCATCCCCTTCAATGCATAGTACTGGCGTTTTATTCAACTCTAACTTCAGAACTTAGAGCTGTACACGTATCTATGCAGTAATTAATATCCAATTTATGCCAAAAGCCTAAGtccttgaaaatttaaaagttatattacACATGCATTTAAAACTGAGATTACTATAAATATGTGATACTAGTTGAAAACTGGCTAAATTCTAAAATGTGGTTAAGTTTACCAAGGAAATAACACTCTTGGTAGCCACCATACTGTCAATTTTTCTAATGTCAGGCCTTCAAAGTAAATTTattgttttcatatataaattCATGTTATTTCTAACTAAACTATTTAAAGGCatatgggaaatttttaaaagaggaaacttATAGCAAAGTCaaatgagtttttgttgttgctgctgttgtttagtcgctaagtcatgtccgactctttgtgacctgaaggactgtagcttgccaggttcccctgaccatgggattctccaggcaagaatactggagtgggttgtcatttttttctacagggatcttcccgacccagggatgaaacccacttTCTCCTATGTTTCCTtgctggcagattttttaccattgagccacctaagaagcccaagGACATATTTTTGGACCTTCCATTCTATCTCACTGACCTATATGTCTACCTTTATGGCATTCAACACAATCATTACTGTAGTTTTATGgtaaattttgaaatcagaatCAGAAGGGCAAGTACTGCCTTATCATTTCTGTAGATTATTTTGCCTATTCTGTGTCTtttaaatttccatatatatttcagaattaGTTTATCAGTTTCTATACAGAAATCAGCTGGAACTGGtggggattgcactgaatctgcaAATTTGTTTGGGAAGTATTCTCATCTCAATATCAGGTCtcctgatccatgaacatggatgtcttttcatttatttagattatcttgaatttctttcagtgatattttatagttttcagagtacattttttgtttcttttgttaaatttattccaaagtatttttttgttgttgtaaaaagaattttagtattatttattgCAGGAGTATAGATATACAACTGATGTTTGTATCTtgaccttgtatcctgcaacctgtTGAACTATTGatcagttctaatagtttttagtGAATTCCTCAGAATTTCATAAACATGAGGTCTTACCATTGCAAGTAGcaatagttttactttttcctttccaatctggttCCCTTTAGAATTTTTGAGTGGTAGGTAAAGTAATGAATAACTTAATATTTGGAGGTATTGATGTGAGtattatatgttgttgtttagttgctaagccatgtctgactcttgcgaccccatgctcccagagtagcccaccaggctcctctgtccatggaatttcctaggcaagaatactggagtgggttgccatttctttgggcttccctgatagctcagttggtaaagaatctgcctgcaatgcaggaaaccctggtttgattcctgggttgggaagatccattgaaaggataggctacctactctggtattctttggcttcccttgtggctcagctggtaaagaatccgcctgcaatgcaggggacctgggttcgatcccatttccttctccaggaggatctgcctgacccagaaatcaaattcgtgtttcctgcattgcaggaggattcttcacccttgagccacccaggaagccacagattcttttttttttttttttttttttacaaaaagggaaagaaaaaagtgctataaaaaagaaatctggttCTCATACCACTATTAATTAGTTGCATGATTCCAAGCAAGTTTCTAATCCTCTTCTGGTTATACATTCTATGTTTCAAATCTTTGTCCATTTGGCATACCTGTGAACCTCTGGGGATATGTAAGAAGTAGCTTTCCAAATTTAATCAACTACTACAACCATGACTTTCACTATATATACagttttgtgaattttatttcacaaaagagAATGAGATTACTGAAACTGGAAGAGCAGTTGAAAGTATCTTCACATTGAAAGTAAATGTAACTCCCAGAAAGGTACAATAGAAGACATGAGAATGCAGGCAATTATAAAGAGTTATCCTCCGGGGAACAAGTTGTAATATCCAAAAATGCTTTAGAGGCTTGTGGAAGAAATgagtaaaaatgaacaaatgggtaCAGCGTTTACTCTGTCTAGTGCTATGCTAACATTTCAAGGATATGACTAAAGCATAatcaataaagatattttttaaaatggaaaaagtatgttataaaaatatacattatctGGAGTTTTCACCACAGAGGATAATGCTTTAAAACCAAAGTTTTAGGGAacattttaattacagttttgattAAAATGGCAAGGGTCTCATAATATATAGAACTACATTAAATTTTTCTACTACACATTAATCAGATAccttccttctgcttctgctaaTGCCATCAGTATTAGAAtactaagtcatacctgaatacTTTAAATTTCAAGTGTTTTGGAACCTTAGTTTTAATCTCTGACTTAAAGGAAGAGGACTATCCAAACAGGTACCAGAGTCATCTTTATCCTTATGGTTATGTAGAAAACTCGGAGGCTCTTTTGCTGCATCTGGGAGACAGGCTTCTTCATTTCTAGCTGTTTTATAAGCCTGGACACACTGctcaatttctttaatatatgcCTTAGGGTTACTCAATTTGTTGGGATCATTTTTCTTGAACTGGGTTGGGCTATGCTTCTGAGAACTCTGCTTCATTTTTTGAGTTGTGGATTTAGCTTTCCCAAACTTTGGGACACTCTCTTCATCAGAGGAAAGTCTGTCAAGGCACACGCTCTTCTTCATTACAGTTTTCCGAGCGATTTGAACACCAGCTTTTCTACTATGATCTAAAGTAGCATTTGGTGGCCCAGTTCTAACACTGGAGGTTTTCGTTCCTGGGTTATTGACAGACAAGGGTACAGATGTACTTGATTTATCATTTTCTTGAAATAGCTGGTCTCCTTTTAGAACTTTACAGTTTCTAgattcattttgcaaatgaattcCTAGATCCTTGGAAAGATGTGGTGGACAACGAGAAGTACTATTAGCAACACACTGTTCTTTTACAGTAAGTAGGGACAAAGTTTTTAGGCCAACGTCTGGTTCTACAGTATTCTGAGGATATGATTTTATAAGTATTCGTTCCTTTAAGGGTAAATCCTGAAGATGTAAATCACTAATGCCAGAAAGTAGGTGCTCCTCAGGATTAGTCTTCTGAAGATCCCAACAGGACAGTTTATTAACACTGGTGGTGTGCCGTTCTGCTTCACAATACAACTGCtctggattatttttaaaactgtcagGAATAGCTGTTTCAAGTTCCGATTTTAAATCATGAGTAAATGTGTTCCTGGGGATGCCTGGAGAATCACTAAAAGAAGTACTAAAAGAAGTACCTTCCCAGTCGATGGTGCTCAAGTGCAGATCAGCAACTGCGGATATATTATGGGATGAGGTACTAGGTTGACTAGATTCTGCAATTAGAGACTTACTGATATCTTTAATTTGCTGCATAGCCAAAGATCTTGGAGAAGATATTAACTGTTCTTGTGTAGTCAAACAGGCAGCATCTTCAGCTAAAAGCAAGACATTCAATGATGTGGAAATAGATTCCTCGGGTGATGTAGAATCAGGGGAAATTTCCAAGCTTAACTTAGAATTCTGATCAGGAAAGATTTCCCATGTGGGTTTTAAAGTCATATGTGACTGAACTTTCATCATCTCATCTGATTCTAGCAAACTGTTTCCTTTAGACTTAATTTTCATGcctgaaaagaaacaaatacataatacaattaaaatctattttaaatctattttattttctttaatgtggGTAAATAAAAAAGAGTTCAGATCAGAAATCTATATGatcaattttttcctcttttgtctcACTGCATTCCTGAAAACTGTTTTATACCtaattataacaaaataattattaataaaatattataaaatattttctttcagaaatactGTTATTACTGTCATGTTATAAAATAACGTTAAAATTTCTTCACTGAGTTCtgggaaataaaatgtatttataatccTAAATATGTTATACATACtaattgctcaataaatggttAGTGTAATTACTATTATTAACACTCAGTTAAGTTACCAGACTCAGAGCAGAATGTTTTTTTCCaggttttcatattttaaaacaaagtatgtCAAAACAAAGGAGCAAGAATATAATCCTTACTCTTGATTTTACAGAATCAGCAAAATTTGGACACGGTAGATTCAAATAGGACAATTCATTTATGTGCGCAGCATAAATAGTTATCAAATGGGATActtacttttttgtttcttccctttattttctgacttttgtttTTGGTAAATAGCAACAATCTCAGGATAAGCTGCTTCAAACAATGACTCTTCTTCTATTGTTTGTACAGCCAATTCTCCATGTTTATCTTCTATAGCATAATGTTCTAACggattaaaaatacaataaaacaacCTTACTAACAGATCTGAAATACTCCATTTTCCCAGGTAACTCATTTTACGAGGTCAACTAGGTTATCACAAATGGATAACTCATGCAAATCTTACTTTACAACATCTCTATTCTAATAATCTGTTGATACAGAAGTGATCTTTTTCCACCTGGCAAGAGCTGGAATGAAGTTCCATTTAAATTAGAactttaaatttctcttgttttagaGACGGTAGGAACAGCTTAgagaaaggttcagttcagttcagtcactcagtcgtgtccgactctttgcgaccccatgaatcgcagcacaccaggcctccctgtccatcaccaactcccggagttcactcagactcacgtccatcgagtcggtaatgccatctagccatctcatcctctgtcgtccccttctcctcctgcccccaatccctcccagcttcagagtcttttccagtgagtcaactctttgcgtgagatggtcaaagtactggagtttcagctttagcatcagcccttccaaagaacacccagggctgatctcctttagaatggactggttggatctccttgcagtccaagggactcgcaagaatcttctccaacaccacagttcaaaagcatcatttcttcggcgctcagctttcttcacagtccaattctcacatccatacatgaccacaggaaaaaccatagccttgactagacggacctttgctggcaaagtaatgtctctgcttttgaatgtgctatctaggttggtcataactttccttccaaggagtaagcgtcttttaatctcatggctgcagtcaccatctgaaatgattttggagcccagaaaaataaagtctgacactgtttccactgttgccccatctatttcccattaagtgatgggaccagatgccataatcttcgtttctgaatgttgagttttaagccaactttttcactctccactttcaccttcatcaagaggctttgtagttcctcttcactttctgccataagggtggtgtcatctgcatatctgaggtgattgatatttctcccggcaatcttgattctagcttgtgcttcttccagcccagcgcttctcatgatgtactctgcatagaagttaaataagcagggtgacaatatacagccttgatgtactccttttcctatttggaaccagtctgttgttccaggtccagttctaactgttgcttcctgacctgcatacaaatttctcaagaggcaggtcaggtggtctggtatttccatctcttgaagaactttccacagtttattgtgatccacacagtcaaaggctttggcatagtcaataaagcagaaatagatgtttttctggaactctcttgctttttccatgatccagcagatgttggcaatttggtctctggttcctctgccttttctaaaaccagcttgaacatctggaagttcatggttcacgtattgctgaagcctggcttggagaattttgagcattacttaactagagtgtgagatgagtacaattgtgtggtagtttgagcattctttggcattgcctttctttgggattggaatgaaaactgaccttttccagtcctgtggccactactgagttttccaaatttgctggcatattgagtgcagcacttcacagcatcatctttcaggatttgaaatagctcaactggaattccatcacctccactagctttgtttgtactgatgctttctaaggcctacttgacttcacattccaggatatctggctctaggtg
This window of the Bubalus bubalis isolate 160015118507 breed Murrah chromosome 12, NDDB_SH_1, whole genome shotgun sequence genome carries:
- the GEN1 gene encoding flap endonuclease GEN homolog 1, translating into MGVNDLWQILEPVKQHVHLHSLSGKTIAVDLSLWVCEAQTVKKMIGTVMKPHLRNLFFRISYLTLMDVKLVFVMEGEPPHLKADVISKRNQVRYGPSGKTWSQKTGRSYFKSVLKECLDMLECLGIPWVQAAGEAEAMCAYLNASGYVDGCLTNDGDAFLYGAQTVYRNFTMNTKDPHVDCYTMSSINSKLGLNRDALVGLAILLGCDYLPKGVPGVGKEQALKLIKILKGQSLLQRFNQWSEKSCYSNSQPVLVNKLAHCSVCSHPGSSKDHERNGCKLCQTDRYCEPHDYEYSCPCEWHRTEHERQLNAVENNIKKKACSCEGFPFHEVTQEFLLNKDKLVKTVRYQRPDLLLFQRFTFEKMEWPNHYACEKLLTLLTHYDMTERKLGRRHSNQLQPIRIVKNRIRNGVHCFEIEWEKPEHYAIEDKHGELAVQTIEEESLFEAAYPEIVAIYQKQKSENKGKKQKSMKIKSKGNSLLESDEMMKVQSHMTLKPTWEIFPDQNSKLSLEISPDSTSPEESISTSLNVLLLAEDAACLTTQEQLISSPRSLAMQQIKDISKSLIAESSQPSTSSHNISAVADLHLSTIDWEGTSFSTSFSDSPGIPRNTFTHDLKSELETAIPDSFKNNPEQLYCEAERHTTSVNKLSCWDLQKTNPEEHLLSGISDLHLQDLPLKERILIKSYPQNTVEPDVGLKTLSLLTVKEQCVANSTSRCPPHLSKDLGIHLQNESRNCKVLKGDQLFQENDKSSTSVPLSVNNPGTKTSSVRTGPPNATLDHSRKAGVQIARKTVMKKSVCLDRLSSDEESVPKFGKAKSTTQKMKQSSQKHSPTQFKKNDPNKLSNPKAYIKEIEQCVQAYKTARNEEACLPDAAKEPPSFLHNHKDKDDSGTCLDSPLPLSQRLKLRFQNT